In a genomic window of uncultured Flavobacterium sp.:
- a CDS encoding LacI family DNA-binding transcriptional regulator, whose translation MKRKITLKQIAKELDVSISTVSKSLRNSLEIGEETRLKVQAFAKFYNYKPNNIALSLKNRKTKSIGIIIPEIVHYFFSTVINGIEQVANENGYSVVICLSDDSFDKEVLNMEMLANGSIDGFIMSLSKETQYKGDFHHITEVINQGMPVVMFDRVTNDILCDKVIIDDKAAAYEAVQSLIDNGRKKIALVTTVDYVSVGKLRTDGYEKALLDNGLPFNEDLIIKIEDVDTCEITISQLLHDRAFDAVFAVNELFAVTIIKTASKMGLKVPEDLAVIAFTDGIISKYSTPSITTVSQSGEKMGNKAAKMLIERLEAEHDDDDEENENYTTEVIETHLIQRESTD comes from the coding sequence ATGAAACGCAAAATAACCCTGAAACAGATTGCAAAAGAACTTGATGTGTCTATTTCAACAGTCTCAAAATCACTACGAAACAGTCTGGAAATAGGAGAAGAAACACGTCTGAAAGTCCAGGCTTTTGCAAAGTTTTACAACTATAAGCCCAACAATATCGCCCTTAGTTTAAAAAATCGGAAAACCAAAAGTATTGGTATTATCATTCCGGAAATTGTACATTATTTTTTCTCTACTGTAATCAACGGAATCGAGCAAGTTGCTAACGAAAATGGTTATAGCGTTGTGATTTGTTTATCTGATGATTCATTCGATAAAGAAGTCCTGAATATGGAAATGTTAGCCAACGGAAGTATCGATGGTTTTATCATGTCACTCTCTAAAGAAACCCAATATAAAGGCGATTTTCATCATATTACAGAGGTTATTAATCAGGGAATGCCCGTTGTAATGTTCGACCGCGTTACCAATGATATTTTATGCGATAAAGTAATTATTGATGATAAAGCTGCTGCTTACGAAGCCGTTCAAAGCTTGATTGATAATGGCCGAAAAAAGATCGCTTTAGTAACAACCGTAGATTATGTAAGCGTTGGAAAATTGAGAACCGATGGTTACGAAAAAGCGCTTCTCGACAATGGATTACCATTCAATGAAGATTTAATTATAAAAATTGAAGACGTCGATACCTGCGAAATCACAATTAGTCAGCTTTTACACGACAGAGCTTTTGATGCTGTTTTTGCTGTAAACGAGCTTTTTGCCGTAACAATTATCAAAACTGCATCAAAAATGGGATTAAAAGTTCCCGAAGATTTAGCAGTAATTGCTTTTACGGACGGAATTATCTCAAAATACTCAACGCCAAGTATTACAACAGTAAGTCAAAGTGGAGAAAAAATGGGAAATAAAGCGGCTAAAATGCTGATCGAAAGACTCGAAGCCGAACATGACGATGACGATGAAGAAAACGAAAATTATACTACCGAAGTTATCGAAACACATCTAATACAACGAGAATCTACTGACTAA